The Plasmodium brasilianum strain Bolivian I chromosome 14, whole genome shotgun sequence genome contains a region encoding:
- a CDS encoding myosin J — protein sequence MASLHFKSNETFYYSNISNMKDDDQKDSIKREDICEEDLPSEKKEKEDIYSHTHVWYFYNNIYKKMEISKFNKSENSYNLKRKGKTLENVAADKVVRCLREDIEIDSENNIDIILLNEQNVLVNLKNRYKKNKIYTFHASLLLAINPYKQIKGLYDTEQMNIYLNKFKNNNINSIKKDYNAHIYDISNMAYRNMVLKKKRQTIVVSGHSGSGKTENCKFLFKYFHYIFFHRYRNDKKQIYKSMSSYMHDSSEEEEVGADVEAEANGEGNANVNAKVNIKLNSRVKDVEREKRRGATDSIVGSYKRTVNETDARAASNEEKEEVEEKNIITKKSETSAIDEYTNYDRIDKLIYINNIIESMSNAKTIKNNNSSRCGRINDLIFEKKNSDNYTLFNYCFSNIKILILLLEINRCITHNNGERNFHVFYQAIWGLSDTQLKERNLIRDIYYYNILNNDACKGESREKRKNKIIKRNKMVNGDRSIEEGSNYVEMERQNDERERQKDKKNFEYLVQGLRYIKYDDDKINQFYDIIAGLIHLGEIDPSEEDPHKEQDKEQQEDLERVPWGEGYRNACMCLQINQSDLENTINYKNISVSCENIKMRRNKENAVSTLHTLIKVIYKKLFNRLINDINMTNLSKKEKELITNQGIYETNNNVISILDLYGFEELAFNDLEQLCINLANEKLNNYYINNEIEKEKIIYKSENILWNDIDVPSYKDTIFFIEKLFRNLDDITKLNTSGQKKVDDDLFIYLLNNEKNYIQKDIYGFISNKDNMYTSKKQNIKTNTFFIKHYAGHITYTIKNWVYKNSDRVEPEIEYIIKNSKNIFLRMGSNEHNETMEVKLNCIQDHELQQVEEKIKDTKGYDKKLTHNSKGVSENRISEQMNHITCEDLEAKMTMTKNAGDLNSEKIENQAYDISSSMNKNKLACEKACGAKGNRAESSDIGKRGDSSNIGNTITTKSEIKINKLKDNKFIQDQISNLKKGMNKNGAKGEIILNRQGQKMGDPTSTISRNISEFDKSERNIKEGNNGKMDKHGKNKKTNLLSVSRKYMKELDNLFANLEKTDMYYVRCMLPNEHMQKDCFKRSLVYAQLKQSGVNEMVKIINKGLSHKILKEELLEKCKHNIPIELQYCSKDDIIYYFMRLFNEHKYFKIGRNYVFMKSHMYTQINYYLYDNTSFLFSNDSGDHILFEKKKKEIFKDIRSLRFKRCITVVKIFCWLNRYYIPYIQRKKEMKIKLCNYMYKIYLIYKTISNIRNTLPYNIKRMNKILCIKAYHVAFKKIKFAKNRKKMVLLSKVNRMEKSLEDGEEEKKKNFKLELPAADEGKVGKELDIGEKLETGEKDEFTGGKEEKRHVLREKEKKDVHTSSHCTTCKWMGLNNAGAEIFVCTPDNYHYVYNNLDWVVIYIDKRVHFYNILYSYQRVDKKYILNFDSIVIKKLSCEENEWLIGDNQNCSDIEREGGEDKYFGANEERGEDQSASLVARREEHSDKTILKEQNKMSTIHSYLSKRFCCISQHHLYKNIFIGIDEKLNVVMFTYPNLKTIKNFMKKKIKSIKQNSDNLPITYLPQLCRRRKYSRNMKHGTRARENPMVREASRGLSECRIVNREEDMEKGHPLDLFSSENLNMFMHMYKNIYVLSTIESALTKGQEIEVGIEMELEAGQDAGKETTVQISRGGLDVEHEKLGITKLKTGVRKMSNRGGKEEYTHKNQTKRSKGEGGKERNNTRSCTFLKEIKKEEYISNEYYSNESFKILKICFLPSSICYFVYIAYTMLNENHCLILSIVNLFSKPIYKYSIHICINDIINNEKFSNYFIKNYNDVHYYNNEMRRSSPMDEKGRSNNRMNDEEIMDKYLSTLKISIINNSHVLIYGCCILSLAEIKNYDLFSSNPYVKEYEYKYLKLLFNLYSFEYFNNICDSHMNKLSYELKHTLIVNDLFKNGTQRKKRSNDRSNLIFLNKSEKNCDTSTSNLREKKKNHLATYSKASHECTFYIFSLFNEIYLLTNKGEKNMSDVLFHYDHWTIKKIKRRIDTPSPRHCTFQAVMNMNINYYYNKDYYKSAVALGPSIQGTIQRYPLFNESSEDNELREGNVLREDSEPREESEPREESEPREESEPREDREPREDSEPREESEPREESEPRKCINRNDRRDYDKYRRIIIYNFNECDKHNNNMRTRAHDYKWTFPDICILKEIKCSTKGSSRQDGLFYYNFKTLQYLTLCNQKDKEFAVFEDRVNKPYSILACTPLNHLDTILLLVDEKDKITFPMNEMSMPSNL from the exons ATGGCTTCCTTGCATTTTAAGAGCAACGAAACTTTCTATTATTCCAATATATCAAACATGAAAGACGATGATCAGAAGGACTCAATAAAAAGGGAAGACATATGTGAAGAGGATCTTCCCtctgaaaaaaaggaaaaagaagacaTATACTCACATACGCATGTAtggtatttttataataatatatacaaaaaaatggaGATTTCTAAATTTAACAAATCGGAAAATTCGTACAACCTTAAAC GTAAAGGAAAAACCCTCGAAAACGTAGCAGCAGATAAAGTGGTTAGATGCCTGAGGGAGGACATAGAAATAGACAGTGAAAATAACATAGATATAATATTGCTGAACGAGCAAAATGTTTTGgttaacttaaaaaatagatacaaaaaaaataaaatatatacatttcatGCTTCATTACTGTTAGCTATCAATCCATATAAACAAATCAAAGGACTGTATGACACTGAAcagatgaatatatatttaaataaattcaaaaataacaatataaatagtattaaaaaagattataatgcccatatttatgatattagtaatatggcatatagaaatatggtattaaaaaagaaaagacaAACTATTGTTGTTTCAGGGCATAGTGGTAGTGGAAAAACGGAAAATTGCAAATTTCTTTTCAAGTATTTCCACTACATCTTTTTCCACAGATATAGAAATGATAAGAAGCAGATATACAAAAGTATGAGCTCTTACATGCATGACAGTTCTGAGGAGGAGGAAGTAGGGGCGGACGTGGAAGCAGAAGCGAATGGCGAAGGAAATGCCAATGTAAATGCCAAAGTGAATATCAAATTGAATAGCAGAGTGAAGGACGTAGAGAGGGAAAAGAGAAGGGGTGCTACGGATAGTATTGTAGGAAGCTACAAAAGAACAGTGAATGAAACTGATGCAAGGGCAGCAAGTAATGAGGAGAAAGAGGAGGtcgaggaaaaaaatatcataacaAAAAAGAGTGAAACATCTGCCATCGAtgaatatacaaattatGATCGAATTGATAAACTTATTTAcattaacaatataataGAATCGATGAGCAATGcaaaaactataaaaaacaataacaGTAGTAGATGTGGAAGAATTAATGActtaatatttgaaaaaaaaaatagtgatAATTATAcgttatttaattattgcTTTTCTaatatcaaaatattaatactattattagAAATTAATAGATGTATTACTCATAATAATGGAGAAAGGAATTTCCACGTTTTTTATCAAGCCATTTGGGGTTTATCTGACACGCAGTTGAAAGAAAGGAATTTGATCAGagatatttattattataatatcttAAATAATGATGCATGTAAAGGAGAAAGtagggaaaaaagaaaaaataaaataattaaaagaaacaaaatggTAAACGGGGATAGAAGCATAGAAGAAGGGAGTAACTACGTAGAAATGGAACGACAGAATGACGAAAGGGAACGACAGAAGGACAAAAAGAATTTCGAGTATTTAGTACAAGGACTCCGTTATATAAAGTATGATGATGACAAGATTAACCAGTTTTATGATATCATAGCGGGATTAATACACTTGGGGGAGATAGACCCGAGTGAGGAAGATCCACACAAGGAGCAGGATAAGGAGCAACAGGAAGACCTGGAGCGTGTACCTTGGGGGGAAGGCTACAGGAATGCATGCATGTGCCTGCAAATAAACCAAAGTGACCTCGAAAACACGATCAATTACAAGAATATAAGCGTTTCgtgtgaaaatataaaaatgcgTCGAAATAAGGAAAACGCAGTTTCCACTTTACACacattaataaaagtaatatataaaaaattatttaatagactaataaatgatataaatatgacaaatttaagtaaaaaagagaaagaattGATAACAAATCAAGGGATATATGaaactaataataatgttatatcTATACTAGATCTGTACGGGTTTGAAGAATTAGCTTTCAATGACTTAGAACAATTATGTATCAATCTAgctaatgaaaaattaaataattattacattaacaatgaaattgaaaaggaaaaaattatttacaagtcagaaaatattttgtggAATGATATAGATGTACCTAGTTATAAAgataccattttttttattgaaaagCTATTTAGAAATTTGGATGACATAACCAAGTTAAATACTAGTGGTCAGAAAAAAGTAGATGATGATTTATTTATCTACTtgttaaataatgaaaaaaattatattcaaaaggatatatatggttttataagtaataaagacaatatgtatacaagcaaaaaacaaaacatcaagacaaatacatttttcatCAAACATTATGCTGGTCATATAACGTATACTATTAAAAATTGGGTGTACAAAAACAGTGATAGAGTTGAGCCAGAAATAgagtatataattaaaaattcaaagaatatatttcttaGGATGGGATCAAATGAACATAATGAAACAATGGaggtaaaattaaattgtaTACAAGATCATGAGTTGCAACAggtagaagaaaaaattaaagacaCAAAAggatatgataaaaaattaactcaTAATAGTAAAGGAGTAAGTGAAAATAGAATATCCGAGCAAATGAATCATATCACATGCGAAGATTTAGAAGCAAAGATGACAATGACGAAAAATGCAGGAGATTTGAACAGCGAAAAGATAGAGAATCAGGCATATGATATATCGTCTTCCATGAATAAAAACAAGTTAGCATGTGAAAAAGCGTGTGGTGCAAAGGGAAACAGAGCCGAGAGCAGTGATATAGGCAAAAGGGGTGATAGTAGCAACATTGGAAACACGATTACAACTAAAtcagaaattaaaataaacaaattaaaggataataaatttatacaaGACCAAATTAGCAATTTGAAAAAAGGGATGAACAAAAATGGTGCAAAGGGGGAAATAATTCTGAACAGGCAAGGACAAAAAATGGGTGACCCTACTTCAACCATCAGTCGAAATATCAGCGAGTTTGACAAGAGTGAGcgaaatataaaagaaggCAATAATGGGAAAATGGATAAACATGGCAAGAACAAAAAGACCAACTTGCTGAGTGTCAGCAGGAAGTATATGAAGGAGCTCGATAACCTCTTTGCCAATTTAGAAAAGACAGATATGTATTATGTTAGATGCATGTTGCCTAATGAGCATATGCAGAAGGACTGCTTTAAAAGAAGTTTAGTATATGCTCAGTTGAAGCAGAGTGGAGTAAATGAAATGGTCaagataataaataaaggattatcacataaaatattaaaagaagaattgttagaaaaatgtaaacataaTATACCTATAGAATTACAATATTGTAGTAAGGatgatataatttattattttatgagaTTATTCAatgaacataaatattttaaaataggtagaaattatgtatttatgaaatcgcatatgtatacacagaTAAACTACTACTTATATGATAACACAtcctttttgttttctaATGATAGTGGAgatcatatattatttgaaaaaaagaaaaaagaaatatttaaggATATAAGAAGTTTACGGTTTAAAAGATGTATAACAGTAGTAAAAATCTTTTGTTGGTTGAACAGGTATTATATTCCTTATAttcaaaggaaaaaagaaatgaaaataaaactatgtaattatatgtataaaatatacttaatttataaaactaTTAGCAATATAAGGAACACGTTACCCTATAACATCAAGAGGATGAATAAAATTCTATGCATTAAAGCATATCATGttgcttttaaaaaaataaaatttgcaaaaaataggaaaaagaTGGTGCTCTTGAGTAAGGTGAATAGAATGGAAAAGTCCCTGGAAGATGGggaggaggaaaaaaaaaaaaattttaaactaGAACTGCCTGCAGCGGATGAGGGGAAAGTGGGAAAGGAGTTAGATATAGGAGAGAAGTTAGAAACTGGGGAAAAAGATGAATTTACAGGAGGAAAGGAAGAAAAACGACATGTTTTAcgtgaaaaggaaaaaaaggatgtACATACATCATCACATTGTACAACCTGCAAATGGATGGGACTAAATAATGCGGGGGCAGAGATATTCGTATGTACCCCTGATAATTATCATTACGTTTACAATAACTTAGATTGGGTGGTTATCTATATTGATAAGCGGGtgcatttttacaatattctATATAGTTATCAAAGAGtggataaaaaatatattctaaatTTTGATTCCATTGTAATAAAGAAGTTGAGCTGTGAAGAAAATGAATGGTTAATTGGTGATAACCAGAATTGTAGTGATATCGAACGGGAAGGGGGCGAAGATAAATATTTCGGAGCAAATGAAGAACGAGGAGAAGATCAAAGTGCATCACTTGTAGCAAGGAGAGAAGAACATAGTGATAAAACCATCTTGAAAGAGCAAAATAAGATGAGTACGATTCATAGTTATCTGTCGAAAAGGTTTTGTTGCATTAGTCAGCATCATttgtacaaaaatatttttattggaattgacgaaaaattaaatgtagttatgtttacatatcctaatttaaaaactattaaaaattttatgaaaaaaaaaataaaatccaTAAAACAAAACTCTGATAATTTGCCTATTACCTATTTACCTCAGTTATGCAGAAGGAGGAAGTACAGCCGTAATATGAAGCATGGAACACGTGCTAGGGAGAACCCAATGGTAAGAGAGGCATCACGCGGGTTATCGGAGTGCAGGATAGTGAATCGCGAAGAAGATATGGAAAAAGGGCATCCACTTGACCTTTTCAGTagtgaaaatttaaatatgttcatgcatatgtataagaATATTTACGTTCTCAGTACTATCGAAAGTGCTTTGACAAAAGGGCAGGAGATAGAAGTGGGGATAGAAATGGAATTAGAAGCAGGACAAGATGCGGGAAAAGAAACGACAGTACAAATCAGTCGCGGGGGACTTGATGTGGAGCACGAGAAGTTAGGGATAACCAAGTTGAAAACAGGGGTACGTAAAATGAGTAATAGGGGAGGCAAAGAGGagtatacacataaaaatcAAACAAAGAGAAGTAAAGGAGAGGGgggaaaagaaagaaataacaCCAGGAGTTGTACCTTCCtcaaagaaataaagaaagagGAATACATATCGAATGAATATTACTCCAATgaatcttttaaaatattaaagatatGTTTTTTACCAAGTAGTATATGCTATTTTGTGTATATAGCCTATACAATGCTAAATGAAAATCATTGTTTAATCTTAAGCAtagttaatttattttcgaaacctatttataaatatagtatacatatatgcattaatgacataattaataatgaaaaattttcaaattattttatcaaaaattataatgacgtacattattataataacgAAATGAGAAGATCATCTCCTATGGATGAAAAAGGTAGAAGTAATAACAGAATGAATGATGAGGAAATTATGGACAAATATTTAAGTACTTTGAAAATTTccataattaataattcgcatgtacttatatatggTTGTTGTATACTAAGTTTGgctgaaataaaaaattatgacttGTTCAGCTCAAATCCATATGTTAAggaatatgaatataaatatttaaagctcttatttaatttgtaCTCTTTCGAGtactttaataatatatgtgactcacatatgaataaattatcCTACGAGTTAAAGCATACTTTAATTGTTAACGatctatttaaaaatggcACACAGAGAAAGAAAAGGAGCAATGATAGGAGCAATTTAATTTTCCTGAACAAATCAGAAAAAAATTGCGACACGTCCACGTCAAATttgagagaaaaaaaaaaaaatcatttagCTACATATAGCAAAGCTAGTCATGAATgcactttttatatattttccttattcaatgaaatttatttattaacaaataaagGAGAGAAAAATATGTCTGACGTGTTATTTCATTATGATCATTGGACTATTAAGAAGATAAAGAGGAGAATAGATACTCCTAGCCCAAGGCATTGTACTTTTCAAGCAGTAATGAATatgaatattaattattattataataaggATTACTATAAAAGTGCTGTAGCCTTGGGTCCATCCATTCAAGGAACAATTCAGAGATATCCGCTGTTCAACGAAAGCAGTGAAGATAATGAACTAAGAGAGGGCAATGTATTAAGGGAGGACAGTGAACCAAGAGAAGAAAGTGAACCAAGAGAGGAAAGTGAACCAAGAGAAGAAAGTGAACCAAGAGAAGACCGTGAACCAAGAGAAGACAGTGAACCAAGAGAAGAAAGTGAACCAAGAGAAGAAAGTGAACCAAGAAAGTGTATCAATCGCAATGATCGTAGAGATTATGACAAATACAGGCGCATCATCATATACAATTTCAACGAATGCGACAAACACAACAACAACATGCGCACACGAGCACATGACTATAAGTGGACATTCCCAGATATATGCATATTGAAGGAAATTAAATGCAGCACCAAAGGAAGTAGTAGACAAGACGGgcttttttattacaattttaaaaCTCTCCAGTACCTAACCCTGTGCAATCAGAAGGATAAAGAATTTGCCGTTTTCGAGGATCG gGTAAACAAACCTTATAGCATTTTGGCATGTACGCCTTTGAACCACTTGGACACGATCCTTTTGTTGGTAGATGAAAAAGACAAAAT AACTTTTCCAATGAACGAAATGTCTATGCCCTCGAATTTATGA